In Oreochromis aureus strain Israel breed Guangdong linkage group 9, ZZ_aureus, whole genome shotgun sequence, the genomic window AACCAACGTAAAAGGAGCATTACCGCCTCCTACTGTTCCGGAGTATGGATCAGACAGTGAGCTTACAATCTGTatcaaaaaaaacccaaaaaacccccccccaaaaaacaaaacaaacaaaaaaaaaaaaaaaaaaaaaaaaaacctcacactCTTTCATACACACCTATAGCCTTCAAAAACCCCACCAAGTCCCTCACCTGTGCCCTACTACCCTCCAACACACTCTTCAGATTAAATTCCCCGATTCCCCGCTCCCTCAATCTATTCTGCAGAACTTTTCTCTCCACATCATAACCCTTGCACCGCAGTATTACATGCTCTaccgtctcctcctcctcctggcacACCCCACAAAGCCCCGTCTCATGTTCTCCTATcatctgtagtgttttatttaacGCACAATGTCCCAGTCTAAGCCTggaacctctgaggccgtcacagagcagctgtatttgtactgacattagattacacacaggtgtactctatttagtcattatcactcatcaggtaatgtttatgggcaactgactgcactcagaccaaagggggctgaataattacgcacaccccacttttcagttatttatttgtaaaaaatgtttggaatcatgtatgattttcgttccacttctcacgtgtacaccactttgtattggtctttcacgtggaattccaatgaaattgattcatgtttgtggctgtaatgtgacaaaatgtggaaaagttcaaggggggcgaatacttttgcaagccactgtactaTACATAGACATATGACGTTACAATGAACTTAAACTGTGTGTATgaggtatgcagaaaagcagaagtaAACGTCTTGTTAAACTATAAAAGTAGGAATTTGCAATAGGTCATATctcaaatgcacatttaaaggtGTGAAATCTTGCACCTCAAGAAACAGAACAGTTTGGTATCAAAAGCTATAATGGAATTATAACGTCAAGGCTGCTTCCTCTCATCTCATGGTACACAAGTGCACACAGAATCTTATCAGACCTAATAAGGATATGATTCTTATCAgcatacaaatgattatatgttTCTAAGCACAAATGACAATATAAGAAAAATCAATTCCAACaagctgttttaaaaaaaatatgataacTCCTTATCGCCTCTTGGATGAACCTTTGAGAAAGTTAAACTGAAGACACCTGATTCTCCCAAAATTAGCCAGAGTTTATGTTGGAAAAAGTCAAACGTAAATCTATTTCTAAATTAGCAGTCTGGAATAATTgtactctatttcatttttatttttttgttcctcTTCACAGACTGAAGGAAGAACAGAAGCTGAACCTGAAGTTTCTCAGACCCAAAGAAGTGACATCACAAGAGTTCATCACAAATGACATATTTCCACATGAATTCAACTAAAAACTAATGTGCAACAACAAGAGATAAAATGACTGTTTGAATGTTTGTTAAATAAAAGGAAGTCACAGGAAGAACACATCACATGACCCAACAGCGTCCTCATTAAACAAAGTTTCCCCAACAAAACCTGGAGGAACAAAGTAGCTGGTGAAGAGACACTAATGAGAACATCATCACAGCATCCAAACCAGAAAGCTTACAGTAGTTTATGTTGTTTGCTTTACAGTGTTTTTATATTGTCTCCTGGAGACATGAACTTAATAAACAGATTTACGAGTGACCTTGACACAGATGCAGCCAGTAGTTGAACGGTGGTGTGTAGCACGTCTGCCACTATGAAAcccccacacatgcacatgcacatggTTTTTATGTTAacaatatttttgtttacatACAGTTTCTACAGAGTTGTTCACTGTTCAGCAGTGTGCTGTTTTCTTGACAGCCCTGTGCACTACTGCATAGAAATAGAAATAGGAGATCAATGTGACATTTTCTTTGAACATTTGAACACTGAATGTGAACATTTCACCCACACAGATCTGCAATAGAAACATAACTAGCAGCACGTGTGTGAATAAAAACTATGACAACGTTAAACCTACCCAGCCCCACTTTTTAAACAGAAggactgaaaacacaacaacactgatgatgatgttgtCATCATTTAATGTGGAGCCGTAGTCtgtgtacacatacacacacagcatgaACACCATAGTGTCAGAGCCATTAGTAAGATTGTGAGTGAAAGAAAACATCATTCTGGCATCTAAAACACCAGCGCTCGTTAATGTTCATTAATAAGATGGATCTTATGTATAATACTAATcttacataaaataataaataacaataaaattaaaaggtAAACGTTTACATGAAGAGAAACCTCGTGAGAATCTATGATGAATGTTTGAATAAATGTATTTCAACAGAGAAGTGTTATTTGCTTCTCCTTTCCCCATTAGTGTCAACAGGTTCAGTGTAAATGTGTCTTTGTGAAGTATCTCTGTCTGCACTGATCTGTTAGACAGTGAACGACTGAAATGAGCCTTGCAATAAAGAGGAGACTCAGTAACATATTTGTTATAAAGTTCACAGATTGGACTGTCACAAAAACTCATTTtgttatgaaaacaaaaatatgaaataattccATGAATAAATTACTAGGAGAAACAATGCAAACCTGTTCTACAATTGTGTAAATAAAGTATCTGTATTTGTATTATAATGGAACTGGAAGTGTTGATGGTTATATCATTCTATTGATTGATCTGCTGATTCAAAAGGGACTGCATTATGTATATATTGACTTTATTTAGAATGACCAGTCAGACACAAGAATGACACTGATGGGTGACATGAATGACACTGATCAACTTGTTACAATGCAATGTTATTTGTGGGAAATTCGGTCCTGACATCCAAAGAAATGACCTACATGTAGACATTTTCTTGTATGTACTAACTTCATAAATAATATCttaaaacatgaacacaaagaatgaaaaaataCACAGAGTCACTGACCACATGATTAAGAAATGTTGTTGCAAAAGACTTCATGTCTGTACTCACAGATCTGATAGAAACTGTGTCTGCAGCTTCCTGTTGATCAAATGTCTCAGTAAGGTTCTGTTTTTAACTCATCAGTTCTTCTTCACCAGTGAAGTAAATCAGTTACAAACAGACACTTTATCTTTCATCATATGTGGAGTGGTGCCTTCAGCACAAAAAATTCACAGTAACACCACAGTGTGGTTTTTTTGTGCAGCAGACAGCTGATTGTTGATAAACGCTTCAGATAGTGATTATTTTTTATCAGCTATCAGCAAATGTCAAGGTCAGTCATAGATTTGCATCCTAACATGTTAGTTATCTTGAACAAAAGGGTTCACATCCAAATGTTAACATTACTTGAGTACTATACAGATGTTTGTGTCAGCATGCAGATGTTAACACTGCTGATCTCCGAGATGTTTGTCCTCTTCTTGCAGACACTTTAATTATTAGACTGTGATGCTGCTCTGTTCATGTGAACGCTTTCTGTCTCTGGTGTGTTGAAGCGTCCTGATCTAAACCagctgaagaaaaaacagaaagaaaaagagaagcagttgttattttgtttttttagggaTTAATAATAAACATCTACTTAATAGAAtcacaataaaagtgaaattaaaCCAGTTAtcctgtaaatagttttaaatgagtATCATAAAAGCAGCTGACTCACCACTCAAATAAGACCAGTGTGCTCAGAAGCAGTATGAGCCCCACAGTCTTCACTATAGTGTAGACACCAAAGAGTTTTCCTGACTGTTCACCTGCAATGTAACATATAAtttaatgtttgcagatgatGCAGAATCTGCACGATTATCACTTGAACAGATGTTTCACTTTAaagtaaaatggaaaaaaagaactaTAGTTCATATACCTCCAACAGTCACATGAATCTCTGCTGATGTCTGATTACCCAGATCATTAGTGgccacacagtaataaactccTCCATCTGTTACATTGAAGCTGTAAATCTCTCCTTCAGATACTTCCACAGCTCCATCTCTGCTCTTCTTGAACCAGGTGAAGCTGCTGACTGGAGGTTTGGCTCTGCTGGAGCAGGTCAGCTTCACCCAGCTGCCTGCTGACACCAAATCTGATGGACTGATGGATGCTGAGGTCTCTTTAGGAGCatctggagagaaaaaaagaaagacatatGCCATAAATCATGTTGTCCAATAGGTTTCGGTTCAACAACAAACTCTGATTGTCTTACATGAAACACTGACAgtctcttctgtctctgctgtcttgGTGTCTTTTCCTTGGTTCACAGGATatctggcagagcagctgatcttctttccatcatgtgtgtctGACAGAGTGATGGTCTGCTGGATTTTAGTTGTAAAGCTTccatctgtgttttcctctaTTTTGTTGTGAGAGTCTTGTGTGAGATTCCAGGTGAGTTGAGGAGGGGTGTGGACAGggagtgagagctgagcaggttATAGTGACAGACTCCTTCTCCTTCAGATCACCTGGGATTATAATATTGGGCCTCAAGGAGAATCTGTGGTTTCACATCAAACATAGTTTGTACACTGAtaatacagaaaatacagtCAAGTAACAGATGGAGATCAGTGTAGTTGTGTTAAAGTCTCGATATTACATGCTCATGATGATcagaaatataaatttattatttCCTCCATGTAGCAGAAATAGCTGAGCTTTTGAATAACCGCAGAAAGCAAACAGAGAAACCTGGACATCAAGCAttcactgtttttttctgtctaaTGTAAAGTCAGTAGATACAGTAAGTTTCTAATATTATCAACATTGTAGTGCAAACACTTTTGAATAACCTGAAAGATATTggaaaataattaaaagtaatatttataaataatattataataatattaaataatataataattaaaaaatttcTGTAAAATCtgacttataataataattccaTTCAACTTTTTAATCttaacattaaaatgaaaagtttctcacctttaattgttatttttagaGGATCACAAACAGCTGTTCCTCTGAACGGCCAGTTCATAATTCTGAGGTAGTATGTGTTTGTATAAGTTGTGTTTAAACTGGAAAACAGAGTGGTGCAGTTTTTctccttcaggtttcctgtaaTCTTCATTGGATAGATGTTAACTGTCCCACTGCTGTTAAAGATTTCATTTTCAGGATGAGCTTTAATGTTGTTATCTTTTTTAATCCACACTGCAAAGACAGGTCTTGTGCTGTCAAACTCATCCTTTCCAGCAGTACTAAAGTTACATGGGATTTGTAAACAAGATCCACTCAGAGCTTCCATCTCTGCTGGTGCAGTGATGAACAGGTTTGAATCCTGAGGACAAGCAGCCAAAGAGCctggaaaaaatcaaaacaaactaaTACACATGATAGGAAACATAATTATGATAAACTGAGTTTATCAGAcatgtttcagttcagtttcagtttcagttttatttgtcatatggaagttagcacagggtcaacattgctatgaaatgtatttgacgaGCAGAAGACAAGTCACTCAGCATGATAGACAGTaaaaatagtaaagaaaaacaaaatatttataaaatatagcGAAAAATATATAGTAAGCAATATTAACAGACTAAATATATagataaatatatgtacacacttGTATAAATAGATAAAGaaatcttaaataaaaatgtgaccACTGACATgtatgggggtgggggtgggaggggtgggggtggcaAATGGAATGTTGCACATGAGATAAAGTGGCAGGAGTGAGCAGCAGCACAAACTGAGCAGTACAAAATTTTTGAGTGGCAGTTGGTACAGTATTGCACGGAGTGAGGGTTTTGTTTCTGTAAAGTATCTCTATCTGCACTGATCTGTCAGACtgtaaatgactgaaatgaGACGGCTCACTTGGAATAAAGAGGAGACTCAGTAACATGATGTCTGTCATGATGTTCACAGACTGGACTGTCACAAAACTCATCACCTGTATAAAAACATAACATCACATAAAGGTTTGATCAAATCAGGAACTTGCATTGTTTTATAGAACAAtacaaaatttacatttatttgaaatcagagaataaaattaaagaagttatttttattgtcatataaaaattaaattaaaatgttttcttaccTAATGATCAGACTGCTACAGGAGAAACGACAAAATAAAAGTCTGTGTGTgatttcagcagaaacacagcGACTGAAACACTTCTCTGTTTAGATGTTGTAATGCCAAAGCAAACAGACctgtgacactttttttttgtctttcttttcagtCAGTCTGCCTTTTATGTTCCCATCATGCACTCTGTTGTCAATTTAGAAGCCATCACTTCCACCTGCCTGTTTATAGATTCACATGACCCCCACTCACACACTAACTTGTTCCTCATTCTCTCATTAATATTAGTATTTGTGTCTTAGCTTTTGTGTTCttcttttgtgtctctgtgtgtgtctgtactcACACAGGTTACAGCTTTGTGTTGATCAGCTTCCTCGATGTGTCTAAatctttctgcttttatttaatgATTCATTCTTCAGTTGATCCACTCGGCCAATAGCAGATGTCTgaatgtttttatcttttattgttTGTAGTGTGTTTCCTTCAGCACCAAAATAATCACATAATGAGAGAAGGTAATTATGGAGAGAAGAAAACAGctggaaaaacaacacacaataaACAGAATATTACTGACAAAGAGACAgcaaaactaaagaaatgtgTCAGAATAGACAGTCTATTGCAGTTTGTTGTGTATGGGGCTGCAAAGCTGCAGACCAGTCAGGCTGCCTACGTTGACGCCTGTCCGCTGATGAAAGAACCAACACTGAGCACATGAGCAGAACTGGACCATGGAGCAATGAAAGAAGGTGGTTTGGCCTGATGgatcacattttcttttacatcataTGGATGGCTGGATGCATCACTTAGTTGGGGAACACCTGGCAGCAGGAATCTCTATGGAAATAAGGAAAGCTGGCAGAGGAAGTGTGATGAAccaatgttctgctgggaaaccttgggtcctACCAATCATGTGTATCTTACTGTGACATGTATCACCTCCATAAGCATTATTATAGACCATGTCCACACTTTAATGGAAACTGTATTCCCTGATGGCTGTGgtctctttcagcaggataatgcacgCTGACACAAAGTAAAAATGATTTAGGAGTGGtttcacaaacacaacaatgagaCTGAGGCGTTGACTAGGCCTCCAGATGTTCCAGATCTTAATCCAATCAAGCAACTGTGGGATGTACTGAAGAAACAAGTCCTATCCATGAAGGCCCCACCTCACAATTTACACAAATTAAAGCATCTTGGTGCAGATACCTCAGCCCACCTTCAGCAGTTTTGTGGAGTCCATACCTCGATCAGTCAGGGCTGTTTTGACAGCAAAAGGGGaaccaacacaatattaggcaggtggCCAAGATGTTATATTTGATTgttatatacataaaattgaCTAGCCTTGGTTCCATTGAGCATGTATAGTAGCAATAAACAGACTCAAACAGCCTAACCTAAcgaaagtgaaaataaacaaaactagACAGTAAGTGAAGACCTACAGAGGATTTAGGTCTCCACCACCCACCTGTCTAATCAAAGAACTAATGAACTTATGATGCtctgatgcatgctcaatcatccaggtaagtaaatcccaaaaagctGATTCTTTTTATCGGgaagtgggagaaacatttcaataCTAATCCAGTGCTGGTTagagtcattgtgcaaatgtactgttcatcaggttggggaaacctgcagtcagctgagaatgaagaagtcacttggatgagtgacaaaatgtttctcccactgaaaacgctacatccagatgaacaaagTCAACTTTTTCGGGTAAAGAACTTGACAATTTTATGATAGTCATTCAAATAATGTTTACGTATTATGTTACTGAGATCTGTGTTGGGTTTATCTATCAAACCCTGCTGGAACACAAGCCCAAACTGCacgacaaaacaaaacaagacagagctctttgtctttgtggctcGCGAGGGAAGTCAGCCCAGGCCTTCTCCTGTCCTTAGCCAATTTCAACTGATTCCTTCGCTGCAGCCCTTTTTATTGTCAGCAagcaatcattcatgaatatgcAATTACAAATACACGTGATATTCTTAAGCAGGCATATCTgaacaacatcagtgtctgtattctgtgtgtgtgggtgtgtgtaggtgcatgtgtgtgtgtgtgcttccaGCCATACTATACATAGACATATGATGTTACAATGAACTTAAACTGTGTGTATgaggtatgcagaaaagcagaagtaAACATCTTGCTAAACTATAAAAGTAGGAATTTGCAATAGGTCATATctcaaatgcacatttaaaggtGTGAAATCTTGCACCTCAAGAAACAGAACAGTTTGGTATCAAAAGCTATAATGGAATTATAACGTCAAGGCTGCTTCCTCTCATCTCATGGTACACAAGTGCACACAGAATCTTATCAGACATAATAAGGATATCATTCTTATCAgcatacaaatgattatatgttTCTAAGCACAAATGACAATATAAGAAAAATCAATTCCAACaagctgttttaaaaaaaaatatgataacACCTTATCGCCTCTTGGATGAACCTTTGAGAAAGTTAAGCTGAAGACACCTGATTCTCCCAAAATTAGCCAGAGTTTATGTTGGAAAAAGTCAAACGTAAATCTATTTCTAAATCAGCAGTCTGGAATAATTgtactctatttcatttttattttgttcctcTTCACAGACTGAAGGAAGAACAGAAGCTGAACCTGAAGTTTCTCAGATCCAAAGAAGTGACATCACAAGAGTTCGTCACAAATGACACATTTCCACATGAATTCAACTAAAAAACTAATGTGCAACAACAAGAGATAAAATGACTGTTTGAATGTTTGTTAAATAAAAGGAAGTGACAGGAAGAACACATCACATGACCCAACAGTGTCCTCATTACGCAAAGTTTCCCCAACAAAACCTGGAGGAACAAAGTAGCTGGTGAAGAGACACTAATGAGAACATCATCACAGCATCCAAACCAGAAAGCTTAAAGTAGTTTATGTTGTTTGCTTTACAGTGTTTTTATATTGTCTCCTGGAGACATGAACTTAATAAACAGATTTACGAGTGACCTTGACACAGATGCAGCCAGTAGTTGAACGGTGGTGTGTAGCACGTCTGCCACTATGAAAcccccacacatgcacatgGTTTTTATGTTAacaatatttttgtttacatACAGTGTTGTTCACTGTTCAGCAGTGCCCACCAGGTCTATCTGTGCTGTTTTCTTGACAGCCCTGTGCACTACTGCATAGAAATAGGAGAGCCATAACTAGACTGGCAGCTGCACCAGCCAGCCTCCACAGCATGACCCTGAACCCACTGCACCACCCCTTTCCTGCAGCTAATGATATTTATCATTTATAGTGATCAATGTGACATTTTCTTTGAACATTTGAACACTGAATGTGAACATTTCACCCACACAGATCTGCAATAGAAACATAACTAGCAGCACGTGTGTGAATAAAAACTATGACAACGTTAAACCTACCCAGCCTCCACTTTTTAAACAGAAggactgaaaacacaacaacactgatgatgatgttgtCATCATTTAACGTGGAGCCGTAGTCtgtgtacatacacacacagcatgaACACCATAGTGTCAGAGCCATTAGTAAGATTGTGAGTGAAAGAAAACATCATTCTGGCATCTAAAACACCAGCGCTCGTTAATGTTCATTAATAAGATGGATCTTATGTATAATACTAATcttacataaaataataaataacaataaaattaaaaggtAAACGTTTACATGAAGAGAAACCTCGTGAGAATCTATGATGGATGTTTGAATAAATGTATTTCAACAGAGAAGTGTTATTTGCTTCTCCTTTCCCCATTAGAGTCAACAGGTTCAGTGTAAATGTGTCTTTGTAAAGTATCTCTGTCTGCACTGATCTGTCAGACAGTGAACGACTGAAATGAGCCTTGCAATAAAGAGGAGACTCAGTAACATATTTGTTATGAAGTTCACAGATTGGACTGTCACAAAACTCATTTtgttatgaaaacaaaaatatgaaacaatTCCATGAATAAATTACTAGAAGAAACAATGCAAACCTGTTCTACAATTGTGTAAATAAAGTATCTGTATTTGTATAATAATGTAACTGGAAGTGTTGATGGTTATATCATTCTATTGATTGATCTGCTGATTCAACAAGAactgtattatatataataactttattttgaaggatCAGTCAGACACAAGAATGACACTGATCAACTTGTTACAATGCAATGTTATTTATGGGAAACTGGGTCCTGACATCCAAAGAAATGGCCTACATGTAGACATTTTCTTGTATGTACTAACTTCATAAATAATATCttaaaacatgaacacaaagaatgaaaaaaatacacagagtCACTGACCACATGATTAAGAAATGTTGTTGCAAAAGACTTCATGTCTGTACTCACAGATCTGTTAGAAACTGTGTTTGTAGCTTCCTGTTGGTCAAATGTCTCAGTAAGGTTCTGTTTTTAACTTCTCAGTTCTCAGACACTTTATCTTTCATCATATGTGGAGTGGTGCCTTCAGCACAAACAATTCACAGTAACACCACAGTGTGGTTTTTGTGCAGCAGACAGCTGATTGTTGAGAAACGCTTCAGATAGTGATTATTTTTATCAGCTATTAGCAAATGTTAATGCCAGTCATAGATTTGCATCCTAACATGTTAGTTAACTTAAACAAAAGGGTTCACATCCAAATGTTAACATTACTTGAGTACTATACAGATGTTTGTGTCAGCATGCAGATGTTAACACTGCTGATCTCCGAGATGTTTGTCCTCTTCTTGCAGACACTTTAATTATTAGACTGTGATGCTGCTCTGTTCATGTGAACGCTTTCTGTCTCTGGTGTGTTGAAGCGTCCTGATCTAAACCAgctgaagaaaaacagaaagacattaaaaagaaagcagttgttttttttttttttagtgattAATAATAAACATCTACTTAATAgaatcaaaataaaagtgaaattcaACCAGTTATCctttaaatagttttaaatatcTATAATAGAAGCAGCTGACTCACCACTCAAATAAGACCAGTGTGCTCACAAGCAGTATGATTCCCACAGTCTTCACTAGCGTAATGAAGACAGTGTTGACACCAAACAGATCATCTGCAATGCAACAAGATtttagaagaaagaaaacatgaaataagAGAAAACGAACATTTCACATTAAATAATGCCCTTTTGGTGAATACACCATGATGCTGTCTATGTGGCTGTGTCCTGCTTTCTCTTCACTCCCGAAGGCACTTCTACTTATTTTAGAATAGTGTAGCTTGATGATTTAACATTTTGACTTACTTTTACTTTGTTACcagcttttatgtttttattcatattattctttttgtttttcagcttttattgttACTTCCCTACATCAAGATATAATTTAAAGTTTACAAATGATGCAGAATGGGCACGATTTCCACTTGAAGTGACGTTTCAAAGTTAGGACAAAAGGAAAAATGGGACTAGTACAAATACCTCCCACAGCCACGTTAATCTCTGCTGATGTCTGATTACCCAGATCATTAGTGGCCACACAGTAACAAACTCCTCCATCTGTTACATTGAAGCTGTAAATCTCTCCTTCAGATACTTTCACAGCTCC contains:
- the LOC120442068 gene encoding vascular cell adhesion protein 1-like, which gives rise to MCNIPFATPTPPTPTPIHLSLPVHTPPQLTWNLTQDSHNKIEENTDGSFTTKIQQTITLSDTHDGKKISCSARYPVNQGKDTKTAETEETVSVSYAPKETSASISPSDLVSAGSWVKLTCSSRAKPPVSSFTWFKKSRDGAVEVSEGEIYSFNVTDGGVYYCVATNDLGNQTSAEIHVTVGGEQSGKLFGVYTIVKTVGLILLLSTLVLFECWFRSGRFNTPETESVHMNRAASQSNN